The following proteins are co-located in the Paludibaculum fermentans genome:
- a CDS encoding restriction endonuclease subunit S translates to MTLARMCAIQTGFTARGRLDHAENGNVLALQLRDVTPNGIIVFNNLTCLHLDHIPEKYLLRSGDVVFRSRGERTTAAVIDASFPAPALAVLPLMILRPDPQVLSGAYLAWAINQEPAQRHFEESAQGTSLRMVSRSSLEDLKISVPSLETQQRILQLDALAERERDLAEQLTRKQHELIRRLLVERARKRTRASGMERMTK, encoded by the coding sequence ATGACGCTAGCCCGGATGTGCGCGATACAAACCGGCTTCACTGCCCGCGGACGCCTGGATCACGCTGAGAACGGCAATGTCCTGGCACTTCAGCTTCGGGATGTAACGCCGAATGGAATTATTGTTTTCAATAACTTGACGTGCCTTCACCTTGACCACATACCTGAAAAATACCTCTTGCGTAGTGGGGATGTCGTATTTCGCTCCCGTGGCGAGCGCACCACGGCGGCCGTGATTGACGCTTCGTTCCCGGCGCCGGCCCTGGCAGTGCTTCCGCTCATGATTCTTCGGCCCGATCCGCAAGTGCTCTCCGGCGCCTATCTGGCCTGGGCTATCAATCAGGAGCCCGCACAGCGTCACTTCGAGGAGAGTGCGCAGGGAACCAGCCTCCGCATGGTCTCGCGCTCCAGCCTTGAGGACCTGAAGATCTCAGTTCCCAGCCTTGAGACGCAGCAGAGAATCTTGCAGCTCGATGCTCTAGCCGAGCGGGAGCGCGACCTCGCAGAGCAACTCACGCGTAAGCAGCACGAACTGATACGCCGTCTTCTGGTCGAACGCGCCAGAAAACGCACTAGAGCCAGCGGAATGGAAAGGATGACGAAATGA